A single region of the Triticum dicoccoides isolate Atlit2015 ecotype Zavitan chromosome 2B, WEW_v2.0, whole genome shotgun sequence genome encodes:
- the LOC119367390 gene encoding uncharacterized protein LOC119367390, with the protein MGNGVLQWLCVVPGRTRRRQRAAKLVLWGGETRAAEPGSAAGEVMVEHGAGGRVVCRADGFRIGRPAPVLAVEDRLEAGRTYLVVPVDRLPAQGQGAVTAASLAALSYDSHKGRGGGAPSSAPSLAGGGRSPFEYVKDGDGRTVISVTEEFIVKTVTGRRLPAGAGGGPGDEEENGSPICSTPELRKHYELLVGAARGRPWSPRLETIEERKARRGMDVVISPRRLSPARLLGFVKGSNELAR; encoded by the coding sequence ATGGGAAATGGCGTGCTGCagtggctctgcgtcgtccccggacggacgcggcggcggcagcgcgcggCAAAGCTGGTGCTGTGGGGCGGAGAGACGCGGGCGGCCGAGCCCGGGAGCGCGGCCGGGGAGGTCATGGTGGAGCACGGCGCCGGTGGGCGTGTGGTCTGCCGGGCAGACGGGTTCCGCATCGGCCGCCCCGcgccggtgctcgccgtcgaggacCGGCTCGAGGCCGGCCGCACGTACCTCGTCGTCCCCGTCGACCGGCTCCCGGCTCAGGGCCAGGGCGCGGTCACGGCGGCATCGCTCGCGGCGCTGTCCTACGACAGCCACAAGGGCCGCGGTGGCGGTGCCCCGTCGTCGGCGCCGTCGCTGGCCGGGGGCGGGAGGAGCCCGTTCGAGTATGTCAAGGACGGCGACGGCCGGACGGTGATCAGCGTCACGGAGGAGTTCATCGTGAAGACGGTCACAGGGAGGCGGCTGCCCGCTGGTGCCGGTGGTGGTCCTGGTGATGAGGAGGAGAACGGGTCGCCGATCTGCAGCACGCCGGAGCTGAGGAAGCACTACGAGCTGCTggtgggggcggcgagggggaggcCGTGGTCGCCGCGGCTGGAGACTATCGAGGAGCGGAAAGCGCGGAGGGGGATGGACGTCGTGATCAGCCCCCGGCGGCTGTCGCCGGCAAGGCTGCTGGGGTTCGTCAAAGGATCCAATGAGCTAGCGAGGTAG